A window of Xylophilus sp. GW821-FHT01B05 contains these coding sequences:
- a CDS encoding acyl-CoA dehydrogenase family protein — MKLTKMSANLAYLPTPASLPDLFAPATDNPWIARAVALRDIFATDAIERDRAGGRPVEQIRLLKEQRLLALLLPRALGGEGEPWSTALRIVRLFSQVDGSLGHLFGYHYSALVGLRQRRVPQQAEDLWRRSAAGNWFWGNTANSFSRSLFGRQEGEWFVLDGYRPFSSGTHVADIIAVAWEDQPGDHGLRRFAAIPASREGLVIEDDWDGIGQRQTGSGRVSYHGVRIHQSEVLGAPVPLQATSAPTEPYRTLTPLQQQSVLLNVYLGTAQGALRAARSYTTQHARPWLHSGVERHIDDPWVQRQYGELWTQTRAATALADRALAALDHAWAQGEALSAEQRGEAAVAIAAANVLAGETALKVTSEIFEVMGARSAVRSHGFDRFWRNARIHTLHNPAEYKTRNVGRWLLGEGHPEPGTFQ; from the coding sequence ATGAAGCTCACCAAAATGTCCGCCAACCTCGCCTACCTCCCCACGCCGGCCAGCCTGCCCGACTTGTTCGCGCCCGCCACCGACAACCCCTGGATCGCGCGCGCCGTGGCGCTGCGCGACATCTTTGCCACCGACGCCATCGAGCGCGACCGCGCCGGCGGCCGGCCGGTGGAGCAAATCCGGCTGCTGAAAGAGCAGCGCCTGCTGGCACTGCTGCTGCCGCGCGCATTGGGTGGCGAGGGCGAGCCCTGGTCCACCGCGCTGCGCATCGTGCGCCTGTTCTCGCAGGTCGATGGCTCGCTGGGCCATTTGTTCGGCTACCACTATTCCGCCCTGGTCGGCCTGCGCCAGCGCCGCGTGCCGCAACAGGCCGAAGACCTGTGGCGCCGCTCGGCCGCCGGCAACTGGTTCTGGGGCAATACCGCCAACAGCTTCTCGCGCAGCCTGTTCGGCCGGCAAGAGGGCGAGTGGTTTGTACTGGACGGCTACCGGCCCTTCAGCTCGGGCACGCACGTGGCAGACATCATTGCCGTGGCCTGGGAAGACCAGCCCGGCGACCACGGCCTGCGCCGCTTCGCCGCGATCCCGGCCAGCCGCGAAGGCCTGGTGATCGAAGACGACTGGGACGGCATAGGCCAGCGCCAGACCGGCAGCGGCCGGGTCAGCTACCACGGCGTGCGCATCCACCAAAGCGAGGTACTGGGCGCACCGGTGCCGCTGCAGGCCACCAGCGCGCCCACCGAGCCCTACCGCACCCTGACGCCGCTGCAGCAGCAAAGCGTGCTGCTCAACGTCTACCTGGGCACGGCGCAAGGCGCGCTACGCGCCGCGCGCAGCTACACCACGCAGCATGCACGGCCCTGGCTGCACTCGGGCGTGGAGCGGCATATCGACGACCCCTGGGTGCAGCGCCAGTACGGCGAGCTGTGGACCCAGACCCGCGCCGCCACCGCCCTGGCCGACCGCGCGCTGGCCGCGCTCGACCACGCCTGGGCACAGGGCGAGGCACTGAGCGCCGAGCAGCGCGGCGAGGCCGCCGTGGCGATTGCCGCAGCCAATGTGCTGGCGGGCGAGACCGCCCTCAAGGTCACCAGCGAGATCTTCGAAGTGATGGGCGCGCGCTCGGCCGTGCGCAGCCACGGCTTTGACCGCTTCTGGCGCAACGCGCGCATCCACACCCTGCACAACCCGGCCGAATACAAAACCCGCAACGTCGGCCGCTGGCTGCTGGGCGAAGGCCACCCAGAACCAGGAACCTTCCAATGA
- a CDS encoding acyl-CoA dehydrogenase family protein, with the protein MPFEPDLSDPLVARAAALRAAFHTDAAARDQAGGRPTEQVRLLREAGLPSAQLPREYGGEGASWLSVLRAVRELARTDGSMAHLYGYHHMPIHTTLAYASAAQKERWLRPTVQQQWLWGNSGNALSKTSTACRAPAQDGWLLDGFRPFSSGSHVCNLLHLLWEDEQGRRSSAVVPSDRAGIIIEDDWDGIGQRQTGSGTVRFNAVHIHDDEVLGQAGNPLTPFASLVSLLQQSVLLNVFVGSAQGALEQGREYTTTQSRPWIHSGVERHVDDPWIQRKYGELTIRTLAATELADQAARSLDTAYAHGPALTLEQRGTAAIDIATANLYAGEAGLAVSNDVFELMGARSATVGNGFDRFWRNVRTHSLHNPAEYKKRSVGHWLLTGESPVPAMYR; encoded by the coding sequence ATGCCTTTCGAACCAGACCTCTCCGACCCGCTGGTCGCCCGTGCCGCCGCATTGCGCGCGGCCTTCCACACCGACGCCGCCGCGCGTGACCAGGCCGGCGGCCGCCCCACCGAGCAGGTGCGCCTGCTGCGCGAGGCCGGCCTGCCCAGCGCCCAACTGCCGCGTGAATACGGCGGCGAAGGCGCCAGTTGGCTGTCGGTGCTGCGCGCCGTGCGCGAGCTGGCCCGTACCGACGGCTCCATGGCCCACCTGTACGGCTACCACCACATGCCGATCCACACCACGCTGGCCTACGCCTCGGCCGCGCAGAAAGAGCGCTGGCTGCGGCCCACGGTGCAGCAGCAGTGGCTCTGGGGCAACTCGGGCAATGCGCTGTCCAAGACCTCCACCGCGTGCCGCGCGCCGGCGCAAGACGGCTGGCTGCTGGATGGCTTCCGGCCCTTCTCCAGCGGCAGCCATGTGTGCAACCTGCTGCACCTGCTGTGGGAAGACGAGCAGGGCCGGCGCAGCAGCGCCGTGGTGCCCAGCGACCGCGCCGGCATCATCATCGAGGACGACTGGGACGGCATTGGCCAGCGCCAGACCGGCAGCGGCACGGTGCGCTTCAACGCGGTACACATCCACGACGACGAGGTGCTGGGCCAGGCCGGCAACCCGCTCACGCCCTTTGCCTCGCTGGTGTCGCTGCTGCAGCAAAGCGTGCTGCTCAATGTGTTCGTGGGCAGCGCCCAGGGCGCGCTGGAGCAGGGCCGCGAATACACCACCACGCAGTCGCGCCCCTGGATCCACTCCGGCGTAGAGCGCCATGTGGACGACCCCTGGATCCAGCGCAAATACGGCGAGCTGACCATACGCACGCTCGCCGCCACAGAGCTGGCCGACCAGGCCGCGCGCAGCCTGGACACGGCCTATGCCCACGGCCCGGCGCTGACGCTTGAGCAGCGCGGCACAGCGGCGATCGACATCGCCACCGCCAATCTCTATGCGGGCGAGGCCGGCCTGGCCGTCTCCAATGATGTGTTCGAGCTGATGGGCGCGCGCTCGGCCACCGTGGGCAACGGCTTTGACCGCTTCTGGCGCAACGTGCGCACCCACAGCCTGCACAACCCGGCTGAGTACAAGAAGCGCAGCGTCGGCCATTGGCTGCTGACCGGCGAATCGCCCGTGCCCGCCATGTACCGCTGA
- a CDS encoding ABC transporter permease, whose translation MSLPVDAFPLAAAAVPRPVSRRAQFVRRLLRNPAAVVGAALLLVALLAAVAGRWFFPGDPWDMAGSPLLWPGEDPAHLLGTDFMGRDLATGLVSGARVSLLIGLVSTLVATGVGIAVGALGGYYRGWVDTVLMRITEVFQTVPKFVLAVVLVALFKPSVATVVFSIGVVSWPPTARLVRAEFLALREREFVLAARSAGMGDLRIILGEILPNALPPVIVVSTLAVATAIQTEAALAFLGLGDPNVMSWGTIIGSGREQVIDAWYICGLPGAAIVLTVLGFTLLGEGLNDALNPRLRER comes from the coding sequence ATGAGCCTGCCCGTAGACGCTTTTCCGCTGGCGGCGGCCGCAGTGCCCCGCCCTGTGTCACGCCGCGCGCAGTTTGTGCGGCGCCTGCTGCGCAATCCGGCGGCTGTTGTCGGCGCGGCGCTGCTGCTGGTCGCGTTGTTGGCTGCCGTCGCTGGCCGCTGGTTCTTCCCGGGTGACCCGTGGGACATGGCCGGCAGCCCGCTGCTGTGGCCGGGCGAGGACCCGGCCCACCTGCTGGGCACCGACTTCATGGGCCGCGATCTGGCCACCGGCCTGGTCTCAGGCGCGCGCGTGTCGCTGCTGATCGGCCTGGTCAGCACGCTGGTCGCCACTGGCGTCGGTATTGCGGTGGGCGCGCTGGGCGGCTACTACCGTGGCTGGGTGGACACGGTGCTGATGCGCATCACCGAGGTGTTCCAGACCGTGCCCAAGTTTGTGCTGGCCGTGGTGCTGGTGGCCTTGTTCAAGCCTTCGGTGGCAACCGTGGTGTTCTCCATCGGGGTGGTCTCCTGGCCGCCCACGGCACGGCTGGTGCGTGCTGAATTCTTGGCGCTGCGCGAGCGTGAATTCGTGCTGGCCGCGCGCAGCGCCGGCATGGGCGACCTGCGCATCATCCTCGGCGAGATCCTGCCCAACGCACTGCCGCCGGTGATCGTCGTATCCACGCTGGCCGTGGCCACCGCCATCCAGACCGAGGCCGCGCTGGCCTTCCTGGGCCTGGGCGATCCCAACGTGATGAGCTGGGGAACCATCATCGGCAGCGGGCGCGAACAGGTGATAGACGCCTGGTACATCTGCGGCCTGCCCGGCGCGGCCATCGTGCTCACCGTACTCGGCTTCACCCTGCTGGGTGAAGGCTTGAACGACGCCCTCAACCCACGGCTGCGCGAACGCTAG
- a CDS encoding ABC transporter permease codes for MKPTSAHNAWRFLRRRLPQAVPVVVGIALLNFLVLQIAPGDVVDVLAGEAGAATPETMAQLRASFGLDQPVALQLWHYLGRLLTLDLGFSYRQNMPVRDLILDRLPATLLLMVAAMVIALVLGVALGVLSARKVHGWVDHLVSVVVLVAYALPTFWLGLMAIVLFSARLGWFPSGGMVDVAAAHTGWARVLDIAWHAVLPACVLATFYLAMYAKLMRSSMLEIYGADFIRTARAKGASEARVTLAHALRNALLPVATMLGYQVASLLSGAVLVESVFSWPGLGRLAFESILARDLNLLLGILLMSAVLVTLINIVVDVLYAFLDPRVQLASDATPSAPAQGLSP; via the coding sequence ATGAAGCCCACTTCTGCTCACAACGCTTGGCGCTTTCTGCGGCGCCGCTTGCCGCAGGCGGTGCCAGTAGTTGTGGGCATTGCGCTGCTCAACTTCCTGGTGCTGCAGATCGCGCCGGGCGACGTGGTGGACGTGCTCGCGGGCGAAGCCGGCGCGGCCACACCCGAGACCATGGCCCAGTTGCGCGCCAGCTTTGGCCTGGACCAGCCGGTGGCGCTGCAGCTGTGGCACTACCTGGGCCGGCTGCTGACGCTGGACCTGGGCTTTTCCTACCGGCAGAACATGCCGGTGCGCGACCTGATCCTGGACCGCCTGCCGGCCACGCTGCTGCTGATGGTGGCGGCCATGGTCATTGCGCTGGTGCTGGGCGTGGCCTTGGGCGTGCTGTCGGCGCGCAAGGTGCATGGCTGGGTCGATCACCTGGTGTCGGTGGTGGTGCTGGTGGCCTATGCCCTGCCCACCTTCTGGCTGGGCCTGATGGCCATCGTGCTGTTCTCTGCCCGCCTGGGCTGGTTTCCCTCGGGCGGCATGGTCGACGTGGCCGCCGCCCACACCGGCTGGGCCCGGGTGCTGGACATTGCCTGGCACGCGGTGCTGCCGGCCTGCGTGCTGGCCACCTTCTATCTGGCGATGTACGCCAAGCTGATGCGCAGCTCCATGCTGGAGATCTACGGCGCGGACTTCATCCGCACTGCGCGTGCCAAGGGCGCGTCTGAGGCCCGCGTGACCCTGGCGCATGCGCTGCGCAACGCACTGCTGCCGGTGGCCACCATGCTGGGCTACCAGGTGGCCTCGCTGCTCAGCGGCGCGGTGCTGGTGGAGTCGGTGTTCTCCTGGCCCGGGCTGGGGCGGCTGGCTTTTGAGTCCATCCTGGCACGTGACCTGAACCTGCTGCTGGGCATTCTGCTGATGAGCGCGGTGCTGGTGACGCTGATCAATATCGTGGTGGACGTGCTCTACGCCTTCCTCGACCCACGGGTGCAGCTGGCATCGGACGCCACCCCGTCAGCACCGGCACAGGGCCTTTCGCCATGA
- a CDS encoding ABC transporter substrate-binding protein codes for MHRRHLLTSTAHASLALLALGAGLPAAVQAQAARSAPFPAGTPVRGGILNVAVAPEPTILTSAFNTTMNIGQVSSKVLEGLVSYDLDLRPVPALATAWNVSPDGLAISFKLREGVKWHDGQDFSSADVKYTLEEVWKKLHPFGRAAFANVTQVETPDRTTVVIRLSSPAPYVLNYINTYGAQILPKHLYEGKDVLTHPANSAPVGTGPFVFKEWVKGSHVRLERNPNYWGRDAQGVQQPYLDGVVFKFIPDATARTVALEAGELDVALGSSIPPSSLSRFRDPQKYTINLDDGRYLSTIFLTQFNVRRPYFQDKRVRQAFAHAIDRDALLKVVFLGYGKAATGPVPSSVVNYYSDDVRRYPYDLQKAAALLDEAGLKKKPDGKRLQLTLDYDAGAGVSATRQAEFIKQSLARVGVDVELRAGDTASYLRRIFTEQDYDLMVSSLHRLPDPTLGVQRLYWTQNIRKGVPWTNGSGYSNPELDKVMEAAAAEADPARRKALIRQWQQIVQEDVPLLELVEQTWVTVASRRFHKTSTQGDGLFASYADAWLTPK; via the coding sequence ATGCATCGCCGCCACCTGTTGACTTCCACCGCACATGCATCACTGGCCTTGCTGGCCCTGGGAGCGGGCCTGCCGGCTGCCGTGCAGGCACAGGCCGCACGCTCGGCGCCCTTCCCTGCCGGCACGCCGGTGCGCGGCGGCATCCTGAACGTGGCAGTGGCACCGGAGCCGACCATCCTCACCTCGGCCTTCAACACCACCATGAACATCGGCCAGGTGTCGAGCAAGGTGCTGGAAGGCCTGGTCAGCTACGACCTGGACCTGCGGCCAGTACCCGCGCTGGCCACTGCGTGGAACGTATCGCCCGACGGCCTGGCCATCAGCTTCAAGCTGCGCGAAGGCGTGAAGTGGCATGACGGCCAGGACTTCAGCTCGGCCGACGTCAAGTACACGCTGGAAGAGGTGTGGAAGAAGCTCCACCCCTTCGGCCGTGCCGCCTTTGCCAACGTGACCCAGGTCGAGACACCTGACCGCACGACGGTGGTGATACGCCTGTCTTCGCCCGCGCCCTATGTGCTGAACTACATCAACACCTATGGCGCGCAGATCCTGCCCAAGCACCTGTATGAGGGCAAGGACGTGCTCACGCACCCGGCCAACTCGGCCCCGGTGGGTACCGGCCCCTTCGTCTTCAAGGAGTGGGTCAAGGGCAGCCACGTGCGGCTGGAACGCAACCCCAACTACTGGGGCCGCGACGCCCAGGGCGTGCAGCAGCCTTACCTGGATGGCGTGGTCTTCAAGTTCATCCCGGACGCCACGGCGCGCACCGTGGCGCTGGAGGCGGGCGAGCTGGACGTGGCGCTGGGATCGAGCATCCCGCCGTCCAGCCTGAGCCGTTTCCGCGACCCGCAGAAGTACACCATCAACCTCGACGATGGGCGCTACCTGTCGACCATCTTCCTGACGCAGTTCAACGTGCGCCGGCCCTACTTCCAGGACAAGCGGGTGCGCCAGGCCTTTGCCCATGCGATCGACCGCGATGCGCTGCTGAAGGTGGTGTTCCTGGGCTACGGCAAGGCCGCGACCGGGCCGGTGCCTTCGTCGGTGGTCAACTACTACAGCGACGATGTGCGCCGCTACCCCTACGACCTGCAGAAGGCCGCCGCCCTGCTGGACGAGGCCGGCCTGAAGAAAAAACCCGACGGCAAGCGCCTGCAGCTCACGCTCGACTACGACGCCGGTGCCGGCGTGTCGGCCACGCGGCAGGCGGAATTCATCAAGCAGTCGCTGGCCCGGGTGGGCGTGGACGTAGAGCTGCGCGCCGGCGACACCGCCAGCTACCTGCGCCGCATCTTCACCGAGCAAGACTACGACCTGATGGTCTCCAGCCTGCACCGCCTGCCCGACCCAACGCTGGGTGTGCAGCGCCTGTACTGGACGCAGAACATCCGCAAGGGCGTGCCGTGGACCAATGGCTCGGGCTACTCCAACCCCGAGCTGGACAAGGTGATGGAGGCCGCCGCCGCAGAGGCCGACCCGGCGCGGCGCAAGGCCTTGATCCGCCAGTGGCAGCAGATCGTGCAGGAAGACGTGCCGCTGCTGGAGCTGGTCGAGCAAACCTGGGTGACCGTGGCCTCGCGCCGCTTCCACAAGACCAGCACGCAGGGCGATGGCCTGTTTGCTTCTTATGCCGACGCCTGGCTCACGCCGAAATGA
- a CDS encoding ABC transporter substrate-binding protein, whose translation MPSSSPAFSRRQWLQATAAAAGASLLALPAGAASTDLSGVSLRVATYKGLWRPLLESAGLASTPYRIDWRELNNGVLHIEAINGDALDVGSGSEIPAIFAARQNASVRFIAAIHEDLNSQVTLARQDAPIRSIADLKGRRVGYVRATTAHYYLAKQLAEVGLGFNDIQAVNLTPADGLSAFARGDLDAWAIYGYNGQLGRLRFGGRVLKTGKGYLSGNFPVYANPRALDDPLRRAATADFLLRLQKAYAWANGNYLAYARAQSADTRVPVGDLVELFNGRSDDYALVPVTDATVRSHQEVADTFLKLGVLDGPANVAPFWDRRFGAVLSALAG comes from the coding sequence ATGCCCTCATCCTCCCCAGCCTTTTCGCGCCGCCAGTGGCTGCAGGCCACGGCCGCAGCGGCGGGGGCTTCGCTGCTGGCGCTGCCTGCTGGCGCGGCCAGCACCGATCTGTCGGGTGTGAGCCTGCGCGTGGCCACCTACAAGGGCCTGTGGCGGCCGCTGCTGGAATCCGCCGGGCTGGCCAGTACGCCTTACCGCATCGACTGGCGCGAGCTGAACAACGGCGTGCTGCACATCGAGGCCATCAACGGCGATGCGCTGGATGTGGGCTCGGGCAGCGAGATCCCGGCGATCTTCGCGGCGCGGCAGAACGCCTCGGTGCGCTTCATTGCCGCCATCCACGAGGACCTGAACAGCCAGGTCACGCTGGCGCGCCAGGATGCGCCGATCCGCTCCATCGCCGATCTAAAGGGCCGCCGCGTCGGCTATGTGCGCGCCACCACGGCCCACTACTACCTGGCCAAGCAGCTGGCCGAGGTGGGCCTTGGCTTCAACGATATCCAGGCGGTGAACCTGACGCCGGCCGATGGCTTGTCGGCCTTTGCGCGCGGCGACCTCGATGCCTGGGCCATCTACGGCTACAACGGGCAGCTTGGGCGCCTCAGGTTTGGGGGCAGGGTGCTCAAGACCGGCAAGGGCTACCTGTCGGGCAACTTCCCGGTCTATGCCAACCCGCGCGCGCTGGACGACCCATTGCGCCGCGCCGCCACGGCCGACTTTCTTCTGCGCCTGCAAAAAGCCTATGCCTGGGCCAACGGCAACTACCTGGCCTATGCGCGCGCGCAGTCGGCCGATACCCGGGTGCCGGTGGGCGACCTGGTCGAACTCTTCAACGGCCGCAGCGACGACTACGCGCTGGTGCCCGTCACCGACGCCACCGTGCGCAGCCACCAGGAGGTGGCCGACACCTTCCTCAAACTGGGCGTGCTCGACGGCCCGGCCAACGTGGCGCCGTTCTGGGACCGCCGCTTTGGTGCGGTGCTGTCGGCGCTGGCCGGTTGA
- a CDS encoding class II aldolase/adducin family protein — MSTVIEERPSTSTFPPSIERLRNPVIERRDWFDEIPPRATLEAERQHRKQRLAVAFRLFARYGFDQGLAGHITARDPELHDHFWVNPFGLHFSRIRVSDLLLVNAQGEIVVGKRPLNRAAFAIHAALHEARPDVIAAAHTHSTYGKAWSSLGRLLDPLTQDGCSFYEDHALFDDFRGVVLETDEGFRIAKALGNRKAAILKNHGILTVGPSVEAAAWWYIALENACHVQLLAEAAGTPIPIDPETARLTHEQVGRPGGALFSFEALYEGLVAAEPDVLD; from the coding sequence ATGTCCACTGTCATTGAAGAACGCCCCAGCACGTCCACCTTCCCGCCCAGCATCGAGCGCCTGCGCAACCCCGTGATCGAGCGGCGCGACTGGTTCGACGAGATCCCGCCGCGCGCCACGCTGGAGGCCGAGCGCCAGCACCGCAAGCAGCGCCTGGCCGTGGCCTTTCGCCTGTTTGCGCGCTATGGCTTCGACCAGGGCCTGGCCGGCCACATCACCGCGCGCGACCCGGAGCTGCACGACCACTTCTGGGTCAACCCCTTTGGCCTGCACTTCTCGCGCATCCGCGTGTCAGACCTGCTGCTGGTCAACGCCCAGGGCGAGATCGTGGTCGGCAAGCGCCCGCTGAATCGCGCCGCCTTCGCCATCCACGCCGCGCTGCACGAGGCCCGGCCCGACGTCATTGCCGCGGCCCACACCCATTCCACCTACGGCAAGGCCTGGTCCTCGCTCGGCCGCCTGCTGGACCCACTCACGCAAGACGGCTGCTCTTTCTATGAAGACCACGCGCTGTTCGACGACTTCCGCGGCGTGGTGCTGGAGACGGACGAGGGCTTTCGCATTGCCAAGGCGCTGGGCAATCGCAAGGCCGCGATCCTGAAGAACCACGGCATCCTCACCGTAGGGCCCAGCGTGGAGGCTGCCGCCTGGTGGTACATCGCGCTGGAGAACGCCTGCCACGTGCAACTGCTGGCCGAGGCCGCCGGCACGCCGATCCCGATCGATCCAGAGACCGCGCGCCTGACCCACGAGCAGGTTGGCCGCCCGGGTGGCGCGCTGTTCTCGTTCGAGGCCTTGTATGAAGGGCTGGTGGCAGCAGAGCCGGATGTGCTCGACTGA
- a CDS encoding ABC transporter substrate-binding protein: MPHHPILSRRGLLQAGGAAAIAAPALMLSSRAWSQPRKLTFAWNATAFCLSPVVIAQERGFFEKNGLQVDLINYTGSTDQLLESLASGKADAAVGMVHRWLKPLESGFDVKIVGSSHGGCVRLVGVKEAGVTDLQKLKGKTIGVSDIASPGKNFFSILLKKNGIDADRDVTWRQYPADLLDIAVDKGEIQAIADGDPNIYLIEKRNKARYVQLATNLSGEYRDKVCCIVGARGELVRKDRATVAALVRSILQASDFVADNPNESAKLFAKYSPKVSVEDLQALLGTLTHGHHPVGGSLRDEVAFYAQDFRSVGVLKGSTDPQRFAAHVTADVLA, from the coding sequence ATGCCACACCACCCCATCTTGTCGCGCCGCGGCCTGCTCCAGGCCGGCGGCGCAGCGGCCATTGCCGCACCGGCGCTGATGCTGTCGAGCCGCGCCTGGAGCCAGCCGCGCAAGCTCACCTTTGCCTGGAACGCCACGGCCTTCTGCCTGTCGCCGGTGGTGATAGCGCAGGAGCGCGGCTTTTTCGAGAAGAACGGCCTGCAGGTGGACCTGATCAACTACACCGGCTCGACCGACCAGTTGCTGGAGTCATTGGCCAGCGGCAAGGCCGACGCCGCCGTGGGCATGGTGCACCGCTGGCTCAAGCCGCTGGAGTCGGGCTTCGACGTGAAGATCGTCGGCAGCTCGCACGGCGGCTGCGTGCGCCTGGTGGGCGTGAAAGAGGCGGGGGTGACCGACCTGCAAAAGCTCAAGGGCAAGACCATAGGCGTGTCTGACATCGCCAGCCCGGGCAAGAACTTCTTCTCCATCCTGCTCAAGAAGAACGGCATAGACGCTGACCGCGACGTCACCTGGCGCCAGTACCCGGCCGACCTGCTCGACATCGCAGTCGACAAGGGCGAGATCCAGGCCATCGCCGACGGCGATCCCAACATCTACCTGATAGAGAAGCGCAACAAGGCACGCTACGTGCAACTGGCCACCAACCTCTCGGGCGAGTACCGCGACAAGGTCTGCTGCATCGTCGGCGCGCGCGGCGAGCTGGTGCGCAAAGACCGCGCCACCGTCGCCGCGCTGGTGCGCTCCATCCTGCAGGCCTCGGACTTCGTGGCCGACAACCCCAACGAGTCGGCCAAGCTGTTTGCCAAGTACTCGCCCAAGGTGTCGGTGGAGGACCTGCAGGCGCTGCTGGGCACGCTCACCCATGGCCACCATCCGGTGGGTGGCAGCCTGCGGGATGAGGTGGCTTTTTATGCGCAGGATTTTCGGTCGGTGGGGGTGCTTAAGGGCAGTACGGATCCGCAGCGGTTTGCTGCGCATGTGACGGCGGATGTACTTGCCTAG
- a CDS encoding ABC transporter substrate-binding protein — translation MTLLRPTPSVSRRTALRSAAAAGIAGSAGVLGVRAWAQQPLKKITFAWSQSGYCQSPIPVAIERGFFEKNGLEVESLNWAGSADQLLEALATGKADVGAGLIHRWLKPLEAGFDVKVVSSLHGGCLRLVGVKQAGVADERNLRGKVIGVSDQNSPAKNFFDIHLTKRGLGKDVEWRVYPADLLDVAAKKGEIQAIADGDPNLFLIEKRNPGVFAEIGNSGIGEYADKLCCVIGARGQFVRNDKPAAAAVVRALAQASDFVVENPNETARIYAKYSKVSQEELQALFNSTNYKHHPTGKNLRDEVEFFARDFQTAGILKKSTDPVRFADHIALDVLA, via the coding sequence ATGACTCTGCTGCGACCCACCCCTTCCGTTTCCCGCCGCACAGCGCTGCGCAGCGCCGCTGCCGCCGGCATTGCAGGCTCTGCCGGCGTGCTGGGCGTGCGGGCCTGGGCGCAGCAGCCGCTCAAGAAGATCACCTTTGCCTGGAGCCAATCGGGCTACTGCCAGTCGCCGATCCCGGTGGCGATCGAGCGCGGCTTTTTTGAGAAGAACGGGCTGGAAGTCGAGTCGCTGAACTGGGCCGGTTCTGCCGACCAGTTGCTGGAAGCGCTGGCCACCGGCAAGGCTGACGTGGGCGCGGGCCTGATCCACCGCTGGCTCAAGCCGCTGGAGGCGGGCTTTGATGTCAAGGTGGTGTCCAGCCTGCATGGCGGCTGCCTGCGGCTGGTGGGGGTGAAGCAGGCCGGCGTGGCTGATGAGCGCAACCTGCGCGGCAAGGTCATTGGCGTGAGCGACCAGAACAGCCCGGCCAAGAATTTCTTTGACATCCACCTGACCAAGAGGGGCCTTGGCAAGGATGTGGAATGGCGCGTCTACCCGGCCGACCTGCTGGACGTGGCCGCCAAGAAGGGGGAGATCCAGGCGATTGCCGACGGCGACCCCAACCTGTTCCTGATCGAGAAACGCAACCCCGGCGTGTTCGCCGAAATCGGCAACAGCGGCATTGGCGAGTACGCCGACAAGCTGTGCTGCGTGATCGGCGCGCGCGGCCAGTTCGTGCGCAACGACAAGCCAGCCGCAGCAGCCGTGGTGCGGGCATTGGCGCAGGCCTCTGACTTCGTGGTCGAGAACCCGAACGAGACCGCGCGTATCTACGCCAAGTACTCCAAGGTGTCGCAGGAAGAGCTGCAAGCATTGTTCAACAGCACCAACTACAAGCACCACCCCACCGGCAAGAACCTGCGCGACGAGGTCGAATTTTTTGCGCGCGATTTCCAGACCGCCGGCATCCTGAAGAAGAGCACGGACCCGGTGCGCTTCGCCGACCACATCGCGCTCGACGTGCTGGCCTGA